The sequence AAGATAGAACAAGCGAACATAATACAGGCAAAAGAAGCGATCTTTCGCCATCATATAGAGAAGTTTATCCTGCTCATCGGGCTCAATGCCCGCTACGGCGATTTTCTCAGGGCCTTCCTGCTCCTCTTCGAGCTGAGCAATATAAAGCAGGTTATGTTGAAGGCTTTCGGAAAGACCCGGCTGTTCCCGCAGTGGAATGACGTGAGCCCCTACAATATCATCGCTGCCGATTCCGGGAAAGAAGAGATCGGACCGGGCGGATTGCGGGCCCTGTTCGCTGGAACGATTTTCGAGGGAGTGATGGATTTCGATGAGACGCCTTCCTATGAGGAGCTGGAGAGCGCCATAGACTTTCTCACCCTGAAAAACCTGATGCGGTTTTCGGACAGGCTGTTCCCGGCCGACGCGAAAGTGTTCAATGATATCATGATAAGAAAGGCCCTTTCCCTGAGGATCCTGTGGGAGAGGCGGTGTGGCCTTCAGGAGGGGTGGGTTTTCCCGCAATTCAACCTGATGGACATGTTCGACGGCCACGGCGTTACACGACAGGAAATCAATGCCGTGGAGAAGGACATCGGGAGGCATGTTGACGCGGAAGGCGCGATGGGCGGCACCGGCGATATTTCACGCCTCGAGCTGTCGTTGAACCGTCTCTTCATGAAGTCGGTCAATGCCATATTCTCCAAGGATTTTCACAGCATTCGGCCGGTGGTGTCCTATGCGTGGTCGTTATACTATGAGATTATCAACCTGTTCATGATCCTGGAGGGCTTTAATTTAAGGGTGAATCCCGATGTGATACTGCAGCGCCTGGTCTGGGGTGAGTAAATGAAAGCGCCCATCAGAAAAACAATAATCGGCTTTGACAGGAGAGATTCCGCCCGCCTGATCAATGAGCTCGGCGGTGAGGGGATAATTCATGTCGGCCGATGGGACGGCGAAAACGCCGGGGCAGTTTCGCCGCCCTATGCCGGTCTGGAGGAGTCCATAGATGCAATGCTGAGCGCGATTGAAAACATATGCGCGGAATTCAATGTCGCGCTGGCGTATCAGCCGGGCGCCGGAACGGGCCCGGGAATCGCGCCGGTCATCTTCGACAGGGACATCGGGAGCGACCGGAACATGATCAGCGGCATCCGTGACGAGATGGATGGAATTCGAGATCTCCGGCAGCGATACAAGGCCGATCATGAAGCTGCACAGCTGCTCGTTGATGCCGCGAATGATATAGACGCTATAATCGAGGAGCCTGGAAAGCTGCTGCGGATGTCATTGTGCTCCCATGTGTTCGGCACGGTGCAGGAGGAGATCGATAAATCGGGCAGGGAGCTCGATGAGGGGTATTATATCCGCAGGGCCGGACGCCATGTCCTCGGATTGTCCATGGCCGGAGACATCGATGGGCTGACCGGACTATTAAAAAAGCATGGATTTGAAGATAAGGAGGAGATACTGGAGCGGTACGCCCGGAATCCGCAGGTCCTTGATGATTTGAAAGCGAGGTCGGAGCTCATGAGAAAAGAGCTGGGTGAAAAAGAGGAGAGCCTGGACCGGCGCGCGGAAGAGATAATCGGCACGCTGGCCGGTCTTCATGAAATATATGCCGGGCTCAAAATGTCAATGGAGGCGAAAAAAGCGTTTGCCCGGACCGTGGACGCCGAATTCGTCAGCTGCTGGATCGACCTCGATGACCTCGAAAGGCTCCTGTCGCTCCTGGAGCGGGTATGCGGCACGCGATTCTTCCTCCATGTGTTCACCCGGGAGGAGATGCGGGATGTCCATGGCGCCATACCGGTGCGATTGAGGAACCGCTGGTTTTTCAGGGCCTTTGAGATGATAGTCCGTAACGCCGGTGTACCGGAAAGCGTCGAGCTGGATCCCACGCCTGTGGCGGCCATCGTATACCTGCTCATGTTCGGGGTCATGTTCGGCGATGTGGGCCAGGGACTTGTGCTCTGCCTTGCCGGGCTCGTCATGAAGGCGGCGGCGAAAAGGAGGGATCTCAAGCCGTTTTTCCGCGACGGGGGGACCATCCTCGTTGCGGCGGGTATCGCGGCGGCGGTTTTCGGCGTGCTCTACGGCAGCGTATTCAGCAGCGAGCAGATCATCCCGGCGCTCTGGTTCCACCCGATGCGGCATATCATGGACCTGTTTTTTGCGGCCATCATGATGGGCGCCCTCTTCATATCGATGGGACTGGTCATGAACATGGTCAATCTCTTCAGGGATGGCGACTATTTCGAGGCCGTCTTCGGCATACACGGCTTGCTGGGCTTCATCGTGTACACCGGTTCGCTGTTCCTGACGGTGAGATACGTGCGGTACGATATCAGGCCGGCTCTCCCGGAGATGATAGTCATTCTTGTCATTCCCGTCGGCCTTTTCCTGTTCAGGAACGTTCCGGCCCGCCTCTTCTTCGGGCGGGAGGCACTATTTCCCAACGGGGTCTTTGAATACGCGGTGGAATCCTTTGTCGAGCTCATGGAGATGTTCACCGGCTTCCTGGGGAATTCCATATCCTTCATACGGGCCGGCGCCTTCGCGCTGAGCCATGCCGGACTCAGCATCGCGGTCTACACCCTTGCGGCGATAGCCGGTCCGCTTTTTTCAATAGCATCGATAAGCATTATCGTCATCGGCAATATTTTTATCATTCTCCTCGAAGGGCTTGTGTGCGGAATTCAATCGATGCGGCTCGAGTATTATGAGTTCTTTGGCAAGTTCTTCAGGGGCAATGGCGTCGAGTTCAAACCGTTCTCGACGAAGAGAAAACAGGTTATTGCAAAGGGGGTCGCATGATGGATTATAAACGATCGCTTGTATGGTTTTTAATCATGGGCGCCGCCGCGGCCGCCATGGCCCTTGCGCCGGGAGCCGCTCTCTGCGCCGAGGAGGCGGCCGAAGCCGCCAGGACTGTCGCGTCCGGGGTCATGACCGGGAGCAACAAGGCGGTCATGGCCATAGCCGCCATGGGAGCCGTGGGCCTTTCGTGCATTTCCAGCGGCTATGCCCTGGCGCGGATCGGCTCGGCTGCGCTGGGGGCCATGAGCGAGAAGCCCGAGATCGGGGGCCGCGCCCTGGTGTTTCTCGGCATGGCAGAAGGGATCGCCATATACGGGCTCATTATAGCGATCATGATGCTTAACAAGATCTAGGCGCGGCGCCGGGCCGTTGTACGTTTCTGCGGCGGGCGCCGGCGCGGGAGCGGTGTGAAGGCATGGAAAAGATCGTTGTCATCGGCGACATCCATACCGTTACGGCCTTCAGGCTGGGCGGCGTGGAGGGCGTGGTGTCTTCGCCGGGCGCGGTGAAGGAGGACATTGCCGCCGCGATCAACAGGCCCGACGCCGCCATCGTCCTGGTGACCCGGGAACTTGCGGACCATGCCGGCGACGCCATCGGTGACTGCAACCTGAACATGGTGAAGCCGGTCATCGTCGAGATCCCCGGCATCAATGATCAGCGCGGCTTCGGCAGGTCCATCATGAGCTATATCACCGAGGCCCTGGGCATATCCATTTAACGGGATGGCCGGTTATGAATGAAGAAACGATCATCGCTGAATATGGAGACCCGTCCCGCCTCATGGCTTCGATACGGGAGAAGGCCGATCTCGCGATACGCGCCATCGAGGAACAGACCGGGAAGGAGATCGCGCAGGCGGAAAAGGATTATATCGATGAGATGAAAGCGTTCATTGATGCCCGGAAGCATGAAACGGATAAAGAGATCGAAAAGGCCATATACATCATGAAAAACAGGGCGGCCATTGAACAGCGGAAGCTGCAGCTGAACGCGGTGGAGGATTTCATACGGGCCATGGTACCGGAAGCTGTGGAGGATTATATAAAGAGCGATGCCGGGGGCTACCTGTCGTTTTTAAAGAAAATAATCGACGAAACACTCCCGGGTTTCCAGGGCGACGTTGTAGCGGTCCATTTGTGTCCCCGGGATGGCGCGCTTGAACATGAAATAAGGAATTTCATTATAGCTGACAACAGATGGAGCGGCTCTGTCTCCATTGTCATTGATGAGTCGATGGCGATGGGGGGGCTTGTCCTGGAAAACGCGAAGGAAGGTATCATATATAATTACTCCATTGAGAGATGCGTCAGCAGGAGTTATGATTCCATAAGGAAGGAAGTTATGACCATCGTGCGGAAGCATATGCACCATGAGCAATAAAAAGGATGGCGCAGTATGGAAGCCATGATACGGGGAATCGTAATAAGCGTCAACGGCCCCATCGTCAAGGCGCGGGGACTGGAAGGGGTCGCCATGCTCGATATCGCCGAGGTGGGACCGGACAGGCTCATAGGCGAGGTGATCAAGCTTGACGGCGATATCGCCGTCATCCAGGTCTACGAAGACAATACCGGCCTGAAGCCCGGCGACGAGGTTCTTTCTTCCGGGAGGCCGCTGTCGGTTCTGCTCGGGCCGGGGCTCATCTCCAATATATATGACGGTATCCAGCGCCCCCTGGTGGACATAGCCGATATTCTCGGGAGCTTCATTAAAAAGGGCGTCAAGGTGTCCCCCCTTGATGTGACGAAGAAATGGCATTTCAAGCCCGCCATGCAGGCGGGGGGCCCGATAGAAGGGGGGACGGTCCTCGGCGAGATACAGGAAACGGAATCCGTTAAACATTACATCATGGCGCCGCCGGGCGTGTCCGGCAGGCTCGAGTGGATTGCCGGCGAAGGATCGTACACCGTTGAAGATGATATTTACCGGGTTGCGGGAGGCGCCGCTTACGGCGGGAAGTTCTCTTCGTACTGGCCGGTGCGGAGGAAAAGGCCCTTCCGGAGCAGGAAGAAATCGGGCATCCCCCTCATCACCGGGCAGAGGATCATAGACACCTTCTTCCCCATAGCGAAGGGGGGGACCGCCGTCATCCCCGGCGGGTTCGGCACCGGGAAAACGATGACCCAGCACGCCCTTGCCAAGTGGTGCGACGCGGACATCATCATCCACATCGGGTGCGGCGAGCGCGGCAACGAGATGACCGACGTCCTGAACGAGTTCCCGAAGCTGGTCGACCCGAGGACCGGCAGGCCCCTGATGGAGCGGACGGTCATGATCGCCAACACCTCGAACATGCCGGTGCCGGCCCGCGAGGTGAGCATCTATACCGGCATCACCATCGCCGAATATTACCGGGACATGGGGTACCACGTGGCGGTCATGGCCGATTCAACGTCGCGGTGGGCCGAGGCGCTCCGGGAGCTGTCGAGCAGGCTGGGGGACATGCCGGCGGAAGAGGGGTTCCCGTCCTACCTGGCCACGCGCCTGGCCGAGTTCTACGAGAGGGCCGGGTACGTCGAGACCCTCTCGGGCAGGGAGGGAAGCATCACCACCGTGGGCGCCGTGTCCCCGCCGGGGGGCGATTTTTCCGAGCCGGTGACGCAGCACACGACGCGCTTTGTGAGGTGCTTCTGGGCCCTTGACAAGGTCCTGGCCGACGCCCGGCACTATCCCTCCATCAGCTGGATCGACAGCTACACGGAATACATAGAGGAGGTGCGGCCCTGGTGGAATGATCTTGACGCCTCCTGGCACGCGGTCAGGAACGAGGCCATGGACATACTCCTCGAGGACAACAGGCTCCAGCAGATAGTCAAGCTGGTCGGCCCGGACGCGCTTCCCCTGCCGGAACAGCTGACGCTCTTTTCAGCGGAGATGATAAAGAACGGCTTTCTGCAGCAGAACTCCTTCGATCCCAAGGACATGCACTGCAGCCCCATGAAGCAGCTGCAGCTCCTGAAGCTGTTCGTCGAATTTCATAACGAGGCGAAGAGGCTCCTGGGGGAAGGAATCGATCTGAAACGGATCATGTCCCTCGGTGCGGCTTCGGAGCTGATCAGGCTCAAATCGGAGATCGACAACGACGAAATCGACAGGATAGAGAGTTATCACCGTGAAATGATGTCCCAGTTCAACGCCCTGGGCGCCGGAGGAACTGTTAACAAGGAAGCCGCCTCCGCCAGGACGGGGGGTGGATCATGAAAAGTGAAATAGAATATTCAAATCTTGCCGCGATCAGCGGTCCCCTGGTCGTCGTCAACCGGGTGCGGAACGTCGGCTTCGGCGAGCTCGTGGAGATACGCAACAGGAGCGGCCAG comes from Spirochaetota bacterium and encodes:
- a CDS encoding V-type ATP synthase subunit F; this encodes MEKIVVIGDIHTVTAFRLGGVEGVVSSPGAVKEDIAAAINRPDAAIVLVTRELADHAGDAIGDCNLNMVKPVIVEIPGINDQRGFGRSIMSYITEALGISI
- a CDS encoding V-type ATP synthase subunit A, which codes for MIRGIVISVNGPIVKARGLEGVAMLDIAEVGPDRLIGEVIKLDGDIAVIQVYEDNTGLKPGDEVLSSGRPLSVLLGPGLISNIYDGIQRPLVDIADILGSFIKKGVKVSPLDVTKKWHFKPAMQAGGPIEGGTVLGEIQETESVKHYIMAPPGVSGRLEWIAGEGSYTVEDDIYRVAGGAAYGGKFSSYWPVRRKRPFRSRKKSGIPLITGQRIIDTFFPIAKGGTAVIPGGFGTGKTMTQHALAKWCDADIIIHIGCGERGNEMTDVLNEFPKLVDPRTGRPLMERTVMIANTSNMPVPAREVSIYTGITIAEYYRDMGYHVAVMADSTSRWAEALRELSSRLGDMPAEEGFPSYLATRLAEFYERAGYVETLSGREGSITTVGAVSPPGGDFSEPVTQHTTRFVRCFWALDKVLADARHYPSISWIDSYTEYIEEVRPWWNDLDASWHAVRNEAMDILLEDNRLQQIVKLVGPDALPLPEQLTLFSAEMIKNGFLQQNSFDPKDMHCSPMKQLQLLKLFVEFHNEAKRLLGEGIDLKRIMSLGAASELIRLKSEIDNDEIDRIESYHREMMSQFNALGAGGTVNKEAASARTGGGS
- a CDS encoding V-type ATPase subunit → MNNLVDRVYVHAKIHALHGYLLSRDDYQEIVRSGKLQAAFPEIPGKIEQANIIQAKEAIFRHHIEKFILLIGLNARYGDFLRAFLLLFELSNIKQVMLKAFGKTRLFPQWNDVSPYNIIAADSGKEEIGPGGLRALFAGTIFEGVMDFDETPSYEELESAIDFLTLKNLMRFSDRLFPADAKVFNDIMIRKALSLRILWERRCGLQEGWVFPQFNLMDMFDGHGVTRQEINAVEKDIGRHVDAEGAMGGTGDISRLELSLNRLFMKSVNAIFSKDFHSIRPVVSYAWSLYYEIINLFMILEGFNLRVNPDVILQRLVWGE